In Helianthus annuus cultivar XRQ/B chromosome 8, HanXRQr2.0-SUNRISE, whole genome shotgun sequence, a single genomic region encodes these proteins:
- the LOC110869979 gene encoding uncharacterized protein LOC110869979, with amino-acid sequence MTAITNSCQFHGRDDEDAPTHINRITRLCSTFSIEGVNLDARYLQVFPFSLAGRAAVWFDSQPAGTFTTWAGLRDAFLAKYFPPAKASRLRDQIHSFRMEPDEPYHLTWERFQTLITRCSQHGLSDWALVEKFYNGLTPEIRARFDTSAEGQLMGKKTVAECNDLFESFSHSDMDYSTTSRTSIPVRTTSVGRGVNQVSLDSSVAAAVERAKEELRQEMRQELSEIKKKVDRCEVCRGGHDTIDCPTITLEQVEYIAGQSRGPTNPFNNSNSNWRGSGNSSGYRSSGNPPGFPSGQYQSRGPGIYTDSGSGQFSGSGSSGQFMSGGPTQESQGSGKAPDVSTNRLEEMFTQMMTRTDAFIKNQEQINKNNELQFKNQQAALLDLQRTVGGLAKQLQEHPPGQFSGNTFPNPANQSAKAITTHSGKRRSRWRLQARQQKYAQEYGKFLEMFTQLKINLPFIEALQSMPKYAKFLKDLLKRKERIGELLNIPLTGGCSAVVLNKLPEKLTDPGTFTIPCFFGGAVTPAHALADLGASINLMPFLLYERLGLGELTPTRMSLSLADRSVKYPRGIVENLLVKVDRFVFPVDFVVLDMEADERVPIILGRPFLRTAKAIIDVFDG; translated from the exons ATGACCGCCATCACCAATTCCTGCCAGTTCCATGGTCGTGACGACGAGGATGCCCCCACTCATATCAATCGCATCACTCGTCTCTGCAGCACCTTCTCCATTGAGGGTGTCAATCTTGATGCTAGGTATCTTCAGGTTTTTCCGTTCTCACTTGCTGGACGCGCAGCCGTCTGGTTCGATTCCCAGCCTGCTGGCACTTTCACTACTTGGGCAGGCCTTCGCGATGCATTCTTAGCCAAGTATTTTCCGCCAGCCAAGGCATCTCGCCTTCGTGACCAGATCCACTCGTTTCGTATGGAGCCAGATGAGCCGTATCACTTAACTTGGGAGCGTTTTCAGACCTTGATTACCCGTTGTTCTCAGCATGGTCTATCTGACTGGGCGTTAGTAGAGAAGTTCTACAATGGACTTACTCCTGAGATTAGGGCTCGTTTCGATACGTCAGCAGAAGGGCAGCTTATGGGAAAGAAGACAGTGGCGGAGTGCAATGATTTGTTTGAGAGTTTTTCCCACTCCGATATGGACTACAGCACTACCAGCAGGACTTCCATTCCTGTGCGTACCACCTCGGTCGGTCGAGGGGTAAACCAAGTTAGCTTGGATTCATCGGTAGCTGCTGCAGTCGAGAGAGCGAAGGAGGAGTTGAGGCAAGAGATGAGGCAGGAGTTGAGTGAGATAAAGAAGAAAGTCGATAGGTGTGAGGTTTGTCGAGGAGGACATGATACTATAGATTGTCCTACGATCACTCTTGAGCAGGTAGAGTACATAGCCGGTCAGTCTAGGGGTCCCACGAATCCGTTCAATAATTCTAATTCCAACTGGCGCGGTAGTGGTAATTCGAGTGGTTATCGTTCGTCTGGAAATCCTCCTGGATTTCCATCTGGTCAGTATCAGAGTAGAGGGCCCGGTATTTACACGGATTCTGGTTCAGGGCAGTTTAGTGGGTCAGGTTCGAGTGGTCAGTTTATGAGTGGGGGACCGACTCAGGAGAGTCAGGGTAGTGGGAAGGCTCCTGACGTTAGTACGAACAGGCTGGAGGAGATGTTTACCCAGATGATGACGCGGACCGATGCGTTCATCAAGAATCAGGagcaaattaataaaaataacgAGCTTCAGTTCAAGAATCAGCAGGCCGCCCTCCTCGATCTTCAGAGGACAGTAGGCGGGCTTGCTAAGCAGTTACAGGAGCACCCACCGGGTCAGTTTTCGGGAAACACTTTCCCGAATCCCGCGAATCAGTCAGCGAAGGCGATTACGACCCATAGTGGGAAGAGGAGATCgagatggaggctccaggcaag GCAGCAGAAATATGCTCAGGAGTACGGGAAATTCCTCGAGATGTTTACTCAGTTGAAGATCAATCTTCCGTTCATCGAGGCGCTTCAGTCTATGCCTAAGTACGCGAAATTCCTTAAAGATCTTTTGAAGCGTAAGGAGAGAATCGGTGAGCTTTTGAATATTCCTTTGACAGGAGGTTGTTCCGCGGTAGTCTTGAATAAGCTACCAGAGAAGTTGACCGACCCTGGCACATTCACGATTCCATGTTTCTTTGGGGGAGCCGTTACCCCTGCTCACGCCTTAGCCGATTTAGGGGCCAGCATCAATCTGATGCCATTCTTGTTGTATGAGCGACTTGGTCTAGGAGAGCTTACACCCACGCGCATGTCATTGTCCTTGGCTGACCGATCAGTCAAGTATCCTCGTGGGATAGTAGAGAATTTGTTGGTGAAGGTCGATAGGTTTGTGTTCCCAGTAGATTTCGTTGTGCTCGACATGGAGGCCGATGAGAGAGTTCCTATTATTCTAGGCCGTCCATTCCTTCGAACCGCAAAGGCGATCATCGACGTCTTTGACGGTTAG